A genome region from Bradyrhizobium sp. WSM1417 includes the following:
- the glgX gene encoding glycogen debranching protein GlgX: MRLTAGSPARLGASWDGRGTNFALFSANAHKVELCLFDMQGRRELERVELPERTEDVWHGYLNDVSPGQLYGYRVHGPYEPEHGHRFNANKLLLDPYAKRLSGRLVWSDAHFAYRTGSPREDLSFDRRDNARGMPKAVVVDETFNWGRREIRPNIPWEDTIIYEAHVKGLTQKRDDVPPNLRGTYGGLSSPAMIEHLKKLGVTTVELLPVHSFVDDRILVEKKLANYWGYNTLSFFAPEQRYAQDNALDSFRTTVARLHDAGIEVMLDVVYNHTAEGNHLGPTLCYRGIDNASYYWLNRENPRYYDDFTGCGSSVNLTHPRVLQMVMDSLRYWVEVCHVDGFRFDLATTLARGPNGYDRGSSFLTAIRQDPVLASVKLVAEPWDLGLGGYQVGAFPSQWSEWNDRYRSAMRRYWSGEGSLIGDISSRMTASSDLFNHDGRRPRASVNHITVHDGFTLADLFSYNEKHNEANGEDNRDGSNDNHSNNCGVEGPTDDLQIVSLRRQLRKNVLACLMLAQGIPLILAGDEVGNSQSGNNNAYCQDNEVGWVGWDNLGKDGDDMVDFVAELADIRRRFSQLRSHRWLDGRPKDGISYGALWLTPAGDEMTESDWKFPEGRFLSYVMGPMEPGSAAIFIVLNAAPEEIAFKLPKMTDYKSWQQILNTTDAKLNTVDFQPGSDSKAPPRSVLAFAGAL, from the coding sequence ATGCGCCTGACTGCTGGATCGCCCGCACGCCTCGGCGCAAGCTGGGACGGACGCGGCACCAATTTCGCGCTGTTCTCCGCCAACGCGCACAAGGTCGAGCTGTGCCTGTTCGACATGCAGGGCCGCCGCGAGCTCGAGCGCGTCGAGCTGCCGGAGCGCACCGAGGATGTCTGGCACGGCTATCTCAACGACGTCTCGCCCGGCCAGCTCTACGGCTACCGCGTCCATGGCCCCTACGAGCCCGAGCACGGCCACCGCTTCAACGCCAACAAGCTGCTGCTCGACCCCTATGCCAAGCGGCTTTCCGGGCGGTTGGTCTGGAGCGATGCGCATTTCGCCTATCGCACCGGAAGCCCGCGCGAGGACCTGTCGTTCGACCGGCGCGACAACGCGCGCGGCATGCCCAAGGCCGTCGTCGTCGACGAGACCTTCAACTGGGGCCGGCGCGAGATACGGCCCAACATTCCCTGGGAAGACACCATCATCTACGAGGCCCACGTCAAGGGACTGACACAGAAGCGCGACGACGTGCCGCCGAATTTGCGCGGCACCTATGGCGGCCTGTCCTCGCCGGCGATGATCGAGCACCTGAAGAAGCTCGGCGTCACCACGGTGGAGCTTCTGCCGGTGCACAGCTTCGTCGACGACCGCATCCTGGTGGAGAAGAAGCTTGCCAATTACTGGGGCTACAACACCTTGTCCTTCTTCGCGCCCGAGCAGCGCTACGCCCAGGACAACGCCCTCGATTCCTTCCGCACCACGGTCGCGCGCCTGCACGACGCCGGCATCGAGGTGATGCTCGACGTCGTCTATAACCACACCGCCGAGGGCAATCACCTCGGCCCGACGTTGTGCTATCGCGGGATCGACAACGCCTCCTATTACTGGCTGAACCGCGAGAACCCGCGCTATTACGACGACTTCACCGGCTGCGGCTCGTCGGTGAACCTCACCCACCCGCGCGTGCTGCAGATGGTGATGGATTCCCTGCGCTACTGGGTCGAGGTCTGCCACGTCGACGGCTTCCGTTTCGACCTCGCCACCACGCTGGCGCGCGGGCCGAACGGTTATGATCGCGGCAGCTCGTTCCTGACCGCGATCCGCCAGGACCCGGTGCTGGCGAGCGTCAAGCTCGTCGCCGAACCCTGGGACCTCGGCCTCGGCGGCTATCAGGTCGGCGCATTTCCCTCGCAATGGTCGGAGTGGAACGACCGCTACCGCAGCGCCATGCGCCGCTACTGGAGCGGCGAAGGCAGCCTGATCGGCGACATCTCCAGCCGCATGACGGCGTCCTCCGACCTGTTCAACCACGATGGACGGCGGCCGCGCGCCAGCGTCAACCACATCACCGTGCATGACGGTTTCACCCTGGCCGATCTCTTCAGCTACAACGAGAAGCACAACGAGGCCAATGGCGAGGACAACCGCGACGGCTCCAACGACAATCACAGCAACAATTGCGGTGTCGAGGGCCCGACCGACGATCTCCAAATCGTCAGCTTGCGCCGGCAGCTTCGCAAGAACGTGCTGGCTTGCCTCATGCTGGCGCAGGGCATTCCGCTGATCCTCGCCGGCGACGAGGTCGGGAATTCGCAATCAGGCAACAACAACGCCTATTGCCAGGACAACGAGGTTGGCTGGGTCGGCTGGGACAATCTCGGCAAGGACGGCGACGACATGGTCGATTTCGTCGCCGAGCTCGCCGACATCCGCCGCCGGTTCTCGCAGCTTCGCAGCCATCGCTGGCTCGACGGCCGCCCCAAGGACGGCATCTCCTACGGCGCGCTGTGGCTGACGCCGGCCGGCGACGAAATGACGGAAAGCGACTGGAAATTCCCGGAAGGGCGGTTCCTCTCCTATGTGATGGGGCCGATGGAACCCGGCAGCGCCGCGATCTTTATCGTACTCAACGCAGCCCCCGAAGAGATCGCATTCAAATTGCCAAAAATGACCGATTACAAGAGCTGGCAGCAAATCCTCAACACGACCGACGCCAAGCTGAACACGGTCGACTTCCAGCCCGGGAGCGACAGCAAGGCGCCGCCGCGCTCCGTGCTCGCTTTCGCGGGGGCGCTATGA
- the glgB gene encoding 1,4-alpha-glucan branching protein GlgB codes for MPKLPAEAYAIIEGRHSDPFHYLGLHPEGDKSVVRAFLPDASNVEAVGEHGEVAKLDRVHDSGLFIGALPNGAKHYQLRAKFGDNVIEFEDTYRFPPILTDFDLYLLGEGTHQRLYDKLGAHPIRLEGIDGIGFVVLAPNARRVSVVGDFNFWDGRRHPMRVRGAGYWELFIPHAKAGDHYKFEIIGPHGHLLPLKSDPMAFASEVRPKTASIVFDEAHLPRPRPAPDGINALSAPMSIYEVHLGSWRRKNGNEWLTYRELAEQLPAYARDMGFTHLEFLPVSEHPFDGSWGYQPTGLYAPTSRFGTPEDFAALVDACHREGVGVLLDWVPGHFPDDPHGLGSFDGTALYEHANPLQGRHLDWGTLIYNYGRTEVTNFLVSNALFWLERYAIDGLRVDAVASMLYLDYSRPPGAWIPNQHGGRENIEAIAFLRRFNTELFARFPKATTAAEESTAWPQVSRPVEFGGLGFGYKWNMGWMHDTLNYVSKDPIHRKHHHGDILFGLHYAFSENFVLPLSHDEVVHGKRSILGRMPGDEWQRFANLRAYYSFMFGHPGKKLLFMGAEIAQSREWNHDQSLDWHLLEYKPHSGIQALIRDLNRLYRAVPALHQMDCEQAGFEWLITDDANRNVFAWLRKGFDEHARCMVIVNFSPNVYRNYRVRAPLGGKWKEVFNSDSAHYGGSNVGNIGEVHAVNGELRLTIPPLAAIFLVPES; via the coding sequence ATGCCTAAACTCCCTGCCGAAGCCTATGCGATCATCGAGGGTCGCCACTCCGATCCGTTCCACTATCTCGGGCTGCATCCCGAGGGCGACAAGAGCGTGGTGCGCGCGTTTCTTCCTGATGCCTCCAACGTCGAAGCGGTGGGCGAGCACGGCGAGGTGGCGAAGCTCGATCGCGTCCATGATTCCGGCCTGTTCATCGGCGCTCTTCCGAACGGCGCGAAGCACTATCAGCTCCGCGCGAAGTTCGGCGACAACGTCATCGAATTCGAGGACACCTATCGCTTTCCGCCGATCCTGACTGATTTCGACCTTTATCTGCTCGGCGAAGGCACTCACCAGCGCCTTTACGACAAGCTCGGCGCACATCCGATACGGCTCGAAGGCATCGATGGCATCGGCTTCGTCGTGCTGGCGCCCAACGCCCGGCGTGTCTCCGTGGTCGGCGACTTCAACTTCTGGGACGGGCGCCGCCATCCGATGCGGGTGCGGGGCGCGGGCTATTGGGAATTGTTCATCCCGCACGCCAAGGCCGGCGACCACTACAAGTTCGAAATCATCGGACCGCATGGCCATCTGCTTCCGCTGAAGTCCGATCCGATGGCCTTTGCAAGCGAGGTGCGGCCGAAGACCGCTTCCATCGTGTTCGACGAGGCGCATCTGCCGCGGCCGCGACCGGCTCCCGACGGCATCAACGCGTTGTCCGCGCCGATGTCGATCTACGAGGTCCATCTCGGCTCATGGCGGCGCAAGAACGGCAATGAATGGCTGACCTATCGCGAACTGGCCGAGCAGCTGCCGGCCTACGCCCGCGACATGGGCTTTACCCATCTCGAATTCCTCCCCGTCAGCGAGCATCCTTTCGACGGCTCATGGGGCTATCAGCCGACCGGTCTGTATGCGCCGACCAGCCGCTTCGGCACGCCGGAGGATTTCGCCGCGCTGGTCGATGCCTGCCACCGCGAGGGCGTCGGCGTGCTGCTCGACTGGGTGCCCGGCCACTTCCCGGACGATCCGCACGGGCTCGGCAGCTTCGACGGCACAGCGCTGTACGAGCACGCCAACCCGCTCCAGGGCCGCCACCTCGATTGGGGCACGCTGATCTACAATTACGGCCGCACCGAAGTGACGAACTTCCTGGTATCGAACGCGCTGTTCTGGCTCGAGCGCTACGCGATCGACGGATTGCGCGTCGATGCGGTCGCGTCCATGCTCTACCTCGACTACAGCCGTCCGCCCGGCGCGTGGATTCCGAACCAGCATGGCGGAAGGGAGAACATCGAGGCGATCGCGTTCCTGCGCCGCTTCAACACCGAGCTGTTCGCGCGTTTCCCGAAGGCGACCACGGCCGCCGAAGAATCCACCGCCTGGCCGCAGGTTTCGCGTCCGGTCGAATTCGGCGGGCTCGGCTTCGGCTACAAGTGGAACATGGGCTGGATGCACGACACGCTGAACTACGTCAGCAAGGACCCGATCCACCGCAAGCATCACCACGGCGACATCCTGTTCGGCCTGCACTACGCCTTCTCGGAGAATTTCGTCCTGCCGCTGTCGCATGACGAAGTCGTGCACGGCAAGCGCTCGATCCTCGGGCGTATGCCCGGAGACGAATGGCAGCGTTTCGCGAATTTGCGCGCCTATTACAGCTTCATGTTCGGCCATCCCGGCAAGAAGCTGCTGTTCATGGGTGCCGAGATCGCACAAAGCCGCGAATGGAATCACGACCAGTCGCTCGACTGGCACTTGCTCGAGTACAAGCCCCATTCAGGCATCCAGGCGCTGATCCGGGATCTCAACCGGCTCTATCGCGCGGTGCCCGCGCTGCACCAGATGGACTGCGAGCAGGCCGGCTTCGAATGGCTGATCACCGACGATGCCAACCGCAACGTCTTCGCCTGGTTGCGCAAGGGATTTGACGAGCACGCCCGGTGCATGGTGATCGTCAACTTCTCACCCAACGTCTATCGCAACTACCGGGTTCGCGCGCCGCTCGGCGGCAAGTGGAAGGAAGTGTTCAACTCGGACTCCGCCCATTACGGCGGCAGCAATGTCGGCAACATCGGCGAAGTCCACGCCGTCAATGGCGAGCTCCGCCTCACCATTCCGCCGCTCGCTGCGATCTTCCTCGTTCCGGAAAGCTGA
- the treS gene encoding maltose alpha-D-glucosyltransferase has translation MNVLSSVDTKKAEAAEIVDELWYKDAIIYQLHVKAFADSNQDGIGDFAGLTEKLPYLQELGVTALWLLPFYPSPGRDDGYDIADYGAVNPDFGTMKDFKRFIQEAQKRGLRVITELVVNHTSDQHNWFKRARRSPPGSSARNWYVWSDTDQKYQGTRIIFTDTEKSNWTWDHEAGAFYWHRFFSHQPDLNFDNPRVVSALIQVMKRWLDAGVDGFRLDAIPYLCEREGTSNENLPETHAIIKRLRHELDSYSKGKLLLAEANQWPEDVQEYFGRGDECHMAYHFPLMPRIYMAIAQEDRFPITDILRQTPDIPASCQWALFLRNHDELTLEMVTDVERDYLWTTYANDPRARINVGIRRRLAPLMDNDRRKIELMNSLLLSFPGTPIIYYGDEIGMGDNIYLGDRNGVRTPMQWSPDRNGGFSRCDPARLYAPLIMDPVYGYESVNVEAQSRSLSSLLSATKRLISVRKSTLAFGRGTMTFIRPANRAVLAYVRQYRDEVILCVANLSRAAQATELDLSPWKDRIPQEMLGRTRFPAIGELPYMVTLGPYGFYWFQLTERDKSEPVTPRAVPEFETLVVPVNSTWVSLARERGVFEHEVLPGFLSRTRWYPEHNPKQIKPTLTSAVPFCDIGDNRPWIAFFEAAQGDVTTRYVLPMQIEWVRFDRERFNPRALAAVRQGAREGTLLDVATEQIFIGLFLRNLSQNLVVEENNLRLEFKATSRFAEYTIKEPERIRTIEQSNSTALVDNQYVAKIYRQLEAGINPEIEIGSYLTEIARFANTPALLGSVELVEDDRRSAVGVLHAYVENQGDGWGVTAGYLDRYIDEQRVLPPGEMPRETQEQAPYLHFITQIGRRLAELHVALAAAKPGDLAPEPIGSAQIKRWSSELKARAERVFERLAASGDGLREADRPLINQLAAKRASLAGRLDALLPSEIGGLNIRHHGDFRLGQTLIVKDDIFIIDFDGDPRLPLADKRRKLPAARDVAGLIRSIDLSVNAALHRALTGASDEQGRLTAALDEWRERTTATFLTAYREAMTDRRLWPEDPQSAAGLLRFFLLDQAFEEVEYELSNRPEGLHAPLSGLLRILSSIESEAHA, from the coding sequence ATGAATGTATTGTCTTCCGTCGATACCAAGAAAGCCGAGGCTGCCGAGATCGTGGACGAGCTCTGGTACAAGGACGCCATCATCTATCAGCTCCACGTCAAGGCGTTTGCCGATAGCAATCAGGACGGCATCGGCGATTTCGCAGGGCTGACAGAGAAGCTGCCTTATCTCCAGGAGCTCGGCGTCACCGCGCTCTGGCTGCTGCCGTTCTATCCCTCGCCCGGCCGCGACGACGGCTACGACATCGCCGATTACGGCGCGGTCAATCCCGATTTCGGGACGATGAAGGATTTCAAGCGCTTCATCCAGGAAGCGCAGAAGCGCGGCTTGCGCGTCATCACCGAGCTCGTCGTCAACCACACCTCGGACCAGCACAATTGGTTCAAGCGCGCGCGCCGCAGCCCTCCGGGCTCGAGCGCCCGCAACTGGTATGTCTGGAGCGACACCGACCAGAAATACCAGGGCACGCGCATCATCTTCACCGATACCGAGAAGTCGAACTGGACCTGGGACCACGAGGCCGGCGCGTTCTATTGGCACCGCTTCTTCTCGCACCAGCCGGATCTCAATTTCGACAATCCTCGCGTCGTCAGCGCCCTCATCCAGGTGATGAAGCGCTGGCTGGATGCCGGCGTCGACGGCTTCCGTCTGGACGCCATTCCCTATCTCTGCGAGCGCGAAGGTACCTCGAACGAGAACCTCCCCGAGACGCATGCCATCATCAAGCGGCTGCGCCACGAGCTGGATTCCTACTCCAAGGGCAAGCTGCTGCTGGCCGAAGCCAATCAATGGCCGGAGGACGTGCAGGAATATTTCGGCCGCGGCGACGAGTGCCACATGGCCTACCACTTCCCGCTGATGCCGCGCATCTACATGGCGATCGCGCAGGAGGACCGTTTCCCGATCACCGACATCCTGCGCCAGACGCCGGACATTCCCGCAAGCTGCCAATGGGCGCTGTTCCTGCGGAACCATGACGAGCTGACGCTGGAGATGGTGACCGACGTCGAGCGCGACTATCTGTGGACCACCTACGCCAACGATCCGCGGGCCCGCATCAACGTCGGCATCCGCCGGCGCCTTGCGCCGCTGATGGACAACGACCGGCGCAAGATCGAGCTGATGAACTCGCTGCTGCTGTCCTTCCCCGGCACGCCGATCATCTATTACGGCGACGAGATCGGGATGGGCGACAACATCTATCTCGGCGACCGCAACGGCGTGCGCACGCCGATGCAATGGAGCCCGGACCGCAACGGCGGCTTCTCGCGCTGTGACCCGGCCCGCCTCTACGCGCCGCTGATCATGGATCCCGTCTACGGCTACGAATCGGTGAACGTGGAGGCGCAGTCGCGCAGCCTGTCCTCGCTGCTCAGCGCCACCAAGCGCCTGATCTCGGTGCGCAAATCGACGCTCGCCTTCGGCCGCGGCACCATGACCTTCATCCGCCCGGCCAACCGCGCCGTGCTGGCCTATGTTCGGCAGTACCGCGACGAGGTGATCCTTTGCGTCGCCAATCTGTCGCGCGCGGCCCAGGCGACCGAGCTCGATCTGTCGCCCTGGAAGGACCGCATCCCGCAGGAGATGCTCGGCCGCACGCGTTTTCCGGCGATCGGCGAACTGCCCTACATGGTCACGCTGGGGCCCTATGGCTTCTACTGGTTCCAGCTCACCGAGCGCGACAAGTCCGAGCCGGTGACACCGCGCGCAGTGCCGGAATTCGAGACCCTGGTGGTGCCGGTGAACTCGACCTGGGTGTCGCTGGCGCGCGAGCGCGGCGTGTTCGAACATGAGGTGCTGCCGGGATTCCTGTCGCGCACGCGCTGGTATCCGGAGCACAATCCCAAGCAGATCAAGCCGACGCTGACCTCGGCGGTGCCGTTCTGCGACATCGGCGACAACAGGCCCTGGATCGCGTTTTTCGAGGCGGCGCAGGGCGACGTCACCACGCGCTACGTGCTGCCGATGCAGATCGAATGGGTGCGCTTCGACCGCGAACGCTTCAATCCCAGAGCGCTCGCCGCCGTGCGTCAGGGTGCCCGCGAAGGGACGCTGCTGGATGTGGCAACCGAGCAGATCTTCATCGGCCTGTTCCTGCGCAACCTGTCGCAGAACCTGGTGGTGGAAGAGAACAATCTGCGGCTGGAGTTCAAGGCGACCAGCCGGTTTGCCGAGTACACCATCAAGGAGCCCGAGCGCATCCGCACGATCGAGCAGTCGAACAGCACCGCGCTGGTCGACAACCAGTATGTCGCCAAGATCTATCGCCAGCTCGAAGCCGGCATCAATCCCGAGATCGAGATCGGCTCCTACCTCACCGAAATCGCCCGCTTTGCCAATACGCCGGCACTGCTCGGCAGCGTCGAGCTGGTCGAAGACGACCGTCGCAGCGCAGTCGGCGTGCTGCACGCCTATGTCGAGAACCAGGGCGACGGCTGGGGCGTCACCGCGGGCTATCTCGACCGCTATATCGACGAGCAGCGGGTGCTGCCCCCGGGCGAGATGCCCCGCGAGACACAGGAGCAAGCGCCCTATCTGCACTTCATTACGCAGATCGGCCGACGGCTCGCCGAGCTGCATGTGGCTCTGGCCGCTGCAAAGCCCGGAGATCTCGCGCCGGAGCCGATTGGCTCCGCACAAATCAAGCGCTGGTCATCCGAGCTCAAGGCACGGGCCGAGCGGGTTTTCGAGCGGCTGGCCGCCAGCGGCGACGGCCTGCGAGAGGCAGATCGGCCGCTGATCAATCAGCTCGCCGCGAAGCGCGCGTCCCTGGCAGGTCGGCTCGACGCGCTATTACCTTCCGAGATCGGCGGGTTGAACATCCGTCATCATGGCGACTTCCGCCTCGGGCAAACTCTGATCGTGAAGGACGATATCTTCATCATCGACTTCGACGGAGATCCGCGTTTGCCGCTGGCCGACAAGCGGCGCAAGCTGCCTGCGGCGCGCGACGTTGCCGGCCTGATCCGCTCGATTGATCTTTCGGTTAACGCGGCGCTCCACCGCGCGCTCACCGGTGCTTCCGACGAACAGGGCCGGCTTACGGCTGCCCTCGACGAATGGCGCGAGCGCACCACCGCGACGTTCCTCACCGCCTACCGCGAAGCCATGACCGATCGGCGGCTGTGGCCGGAAGATCCGCAATCCGCGGCAGGCCTGTTAAGGTTTTTCCTGCTTGATCAAGCGTTCGAGGAAGTAGAGTACGAGCTGTCCAACCGGCCTGAGGGGCTCCATGCGCCGCTGTCCGGACTGCTTCGCATTCTGTCCAGTATCGAGAGCGAAGCCCATGCCTAA